One Psychrosphaera aestuarii DNA window includes the following coding sequences:
- a CDS encoding alpha/beta fold hydrolase, which translates to MNEKIIKISGGEIKAIEHISSPDSPTILALHGWLDNAASFVPLIDALPNMNWIAIDLPGHGHSFHRANNSYYHFIDWVSDVIEVIDALELNSPPVLVGHSLGGMLATVIAGLYPDSIAKLVLIDSAGLIIQDDTLALSNIRSAMDSRKLVANKQPRIHKSIELAIKARQDAGNLSYLAAQRLIHRNTELVDGGFVWRTDLRLKTGSPIRLNKVAAEQVISSITAKTLVILADEGYQTMKDSYSLFKQCYKRHILLTVDGHHHCHLENPSQTAHHIGEFLL; encoded by the coding sequence TTGAACGAAAAAATCATCAAAATATCGGGTGGCGAAATTAAAGCCATAGAGCATATATCGTCACCTGACTCTCCAACAATACTTGCATTGCATGGCTGGCTAGACAACGCCGCTAGTTTTGTTCCACTAATCGATGCGTTACCAAACATGAACTGGATCGCTATAGATCTTCCAGGTCACGGTCATTCGTTTCACCGCGCCAATAACAGTTATTATCATTTCATCGACTGGGTTTCAGACGTTATAGAAGTCATAGATGCACTAGAACTTAACTCGCCTCCAGTACTGGTAGGGCACTCCCTAGGTGGTATGTTAGCGACAGTTATCGCTGGCTTATATCCAGACTCGATAGCAAAGCTTGTCCTCATAGATTCTGCGGGTTTAATTATTCAAGACGACACCCTTGCCCTTAGTAATATTCGAAGTGCTATGGACTCACGAAAATTAGTCGCCAATAAGCAACCACGAATTCATAAAAGTATTGAGCTGGCTATAAAAGCTCGTCAAGACGCTGGTAATTTAAGTTATTTAGCGGCGCAAAGACTAATCCATCGAAATACAGAGTTGGTTGATGGTGGATTTGTTTGGAGAACGGATCTAAGGTTAAAAACCGGTTCACCAATTAGGTTAAACAAAGTTGCAGCGGAGCAGGTTATTTCATCAATCACTGCGAAGACATTAGTGATTTTAGCGGATGAGGGATACCAAACTATGAAAGATAGTTATTCATTGTTTAAGCAATGTTATAAACGACACATATTGTTAACAGTAGATGGTCACCACCATTGCCATCTTGAAAACCCTTCACAAACAGCTCACCATATTGGTGAATTTTTACTATAA
- a CDS encoding Slp family lipoprotein translates to MKILTKSLMMLGAIALLGGCASYPDLVSVPENTTLAEYSSASADDAKLVGQQARWSGVITDIKNEADKTRVDALYYPAKSNGRPDLKDVPVGRFRVYVNGFLDPEVFEKGKPVTVLGEIKSSESQKIDEYEYVYPTLTNAKIHLWKSSVAPSRVKFHYGSYGYNPRWYRPGGTRNLYIIGGNNKIKPTGVVKSKGKKQ, encoded by the coding sequence ATGAAAATATTAACAAAAAGCTTAATGATGCTGGGAGCAATAGCATTACTTGGTGGGTGTGCAAGTTACCCCGATTTGGTTAGTGTTCCTGAAAATACTACGCTAGCGGAGTATTCATCTGCTAGTGCCGACGATGCTAAATTGGTCGGGCAGCAAGCCCGTTGGAGCGGTGTGATTACTGATATTAAAAACGAAGCAGATAAAACTCGCGTTGATGCTCTGTATTATCCAGCCAAAAGCAATGGCAGACCAGATTTGAAAGATGTTCCTGTCGGTCGATTTAGAGTGTATGTTAATGGCTTTTTAGATCCTGAAGTGTTCGAAAAGGGTAAGCCTGTGACAGTGCTAGGTGAAATTAAATCCAGTGAATCGCAGAAAATAGATGAATATGAATATGTTTACCCTACGTTAACGAATGCCAAGATACACTTATGGAAAAGCTCGGTAGCACCATCAAGAGTTAAGTTTCATTATGGTTCGTATGGTTATAATCCAAGATGGTATCGGCCAGGTGGTACCCGCAATTTATACATAATAGGCGGAAATAATAAAATAAAGCCCACTGGTGTGGTTAAGTCGAAAGGCAAGAAACAATAA
- a CDS encoding class I SAM-dependent methyltransferase encodes MFKSSLLTALCCAVALYSVQTTATQLNKKIEDILNSEHRSVEHKARDNYRHPADVIQFFNIQPSSTVLEVWPGNGWYSEILAPYLKDNGQLVAATFGLNNQNSDDKRLAFWSKIALEYREKMSDQALYGSVLFTEFEPPEQIDIADVDSIDIAIIVRTLHIWDEVGQMQQGLESVYKALKPGGVLGIIQHRSTQYSDFSSSAPEGYLAENYVIKAAENAGFKLVETSEINANNADTKDHPKGVYTLPPTLAMGAMDKEKYLAIGESDRMTLKFVKQ; translated from the coding sequence ATGTTTAAAAGCTCCTTATTGACCGCGCTGTGTTGCGCGGTTGCTTTATACTCCGTGCAAACTACTGCGACTCAACTAAACAAAAAAATTGAAGATATTTTGAATAGCGAGCACCGTAGTGTGGAACACAAAGCCCGTGATAATTATCGTCATCCTGCAGATGTTATTCAATTCTTTAATATTCAACCGTCAAGCACAGTACTAGAAGTATGGCCCGGAAATGGTTGGTATAGCGAAATACTTGCGCCCTATTTAAAAGATAATGGACAACTAGTAGCAGCAACGTTCGGATTGAATAATCAAAATTCAGACGATAAGCGTTTAGCATTTTGGAGTAAAATAGCACTTGAGTATCGAGAAAAAATGTCGGATCAGGCATTGTATGGCTCGGTACTTTTTACTGAATTTGAACCACCTGAACAAATTGATATTGCAGATGTTGACTCAATTGATATTGCTATTATTGTTCGCACGTTACACATTTGGGATGAAGTTGGTCAAATGCAACAAGGCTTAGAGTCGGTTTACAAGGCGTTAAAACCAGGCGGCGTCTTGGGTATCATACAGCATCGCTCAACACAGTATTCTGACTTTTCATCATCAGCACCTGAAGGTTACTTAGCCGAAAACTATGTGATTAAAGCTGCAGAAAATGCAGGCTTTAAGTTAGTCGAAACCAGTGAAATCAATGCAAATAACGCTGACACCAAAGACCATCCGAAAGGAGTGTACACTCTGCCTCCAACGTTAGCTATGGGGGCAATGGATAAAGAAAAGTATTTGGCGATCGGTGAAAGTGATCGTATGACGTTGAAGTTTGTAAAGCAATAA
- a CDS encoding YcgL domain-containing protein, translating to MQLCTIYKSSKKAETYLYVEKADDFSKVPEALMELIGRPQLVMTLDLDRRKHLAIADLPKVKEELVEKGFYLQIPPPQENLLDTFKKNQTHSKEDV from the coding sequence ATGCAACTATGTACAATATATAAAAGCTCAAAAAAGGCCGAAACTTATCTATATGTAGAGAAAGCCGATGACTTTTCAAAAGTTCCAGAAGCATTAATGGAATTAATTGGTCGTCCGCAACTCGTCATGACTTTAGACTTAGATCGTCGTAAACATCTTGCAATTGCCGACCTACCTAAAGTAAAAGAAGAGTTAGTAGAGAAGGGGTTTTATTTACAAATACCACCCCCACAAGAAAACTTATTAGATACATTTAAAAAGAACCAAACACATTCTAAAGAGGATGTATAA
- a CDS encoding lytic murein transglycosylase — protein sequence MKLRTIIAGILLSSPIFSSLAADKPSFEQYVEGLKKEAIEKGFESSFVETHLSNLTYLKRVVKADKNQPEFVETLDTYLPKRVPEWKVKKAREAYVENRELLEKIAAEYGVQARFIVSLWALETNFGRIQGKMPIIDSITTLSYDGRREAFFKRQLWASLQILQEGHISKEKFVGSWAGAMGQCQFIPTSFLAYAADGDKDGKKDIWTNKTDVFASIANYLKQEGWDNNKTWGRQVQLPENFDKNLIMAKNSKGRKGWLENFAKNEKPLSEWANLGITRMDGKPLPNVDVTAALIMPDDAKGRMYLAYDNYKSLMHWNRSYYFVTSVGYLADRIGYPKI from the coding sequence ATGAAGTTAAGAACTATCATTGCAGGAATTCTTTTGTCGTCGCCTATATTTTCGTCGTTAGCGGCTGATAAACCATCTTTTGAGCAATATGTTGAAGGCTTAAAAAAAGAAGCAATTGAAAAAGGTTTTGAATCTAGTTTTGTTGAAACTCATTTATCAAATTTGACTTACCTAAAACGTGTCGTTAAAGCGGATAAAAATCAACCTGAATTTGTTGAAACACTTGATACTTATTTACCAAAACGAGTACCGGAGTGGAAGGTAAAAAAAGCGAGAGAAGCGTATGTTGAAAATCGCGAGTTATTAGAAAAGATTGCGGCTGAATATGGTGTTCAAGCTAGGTTTATCGTCTCTTTATGGGCTTTAGAAACGAATTTTGGTCGTATACAAGGCAAAATGCCGATTATTGATTCGATAACAACACTAAGTTATGACGGACGACGTGAAGCTTTCTTTAAACGTCAATTATGGGCATCACTTCAAATTCTCCAAGAAGGCCATATAAGTAAAGAAAAGTTTGTGGGGTCTTGGGCCGGCGCAATGGGGCAGTGTCAATTTATTCCAACTTCATTTCTTGCTTATGCTGCAGACGGTGACAAAGATGGTAAGAAAGACATTTGGACCAATAAAACTGATGTTTTCGCGTCAATCGCCAATTACTTGAAACAAGAAGGTTGGGATAACAATAAAACTTGGGGTCGCCAGGTACAGTTACCAGAAAACTTTGATAAGAACCTAATCATGGCGAAAAATAGTAAAGGTCGAAAAGGTTGGTTAGAAAACTTTGCTAAAAATGAAAAACCATTATCAGAATGGGCAAACTTAGGCATTACACGTATGGATGGCAAGCCATTACCAAACGTTGATGTGACGGCAGCACTTATTATGCCAGATGATGCTAAAGGTCGTATGTATTTAGCTTACGATAACTACAAGTCACTCATGCACTGGAATCGTTCGTATTACTTTGTTACGTCTGTAGGCTATTTAGCAGATCGCATAGGATACCCAAAAATTTAA
- a CDS encoding TetR/AcrR family transcriptional regulator, giving the protein MALRDPDKTRKNLLEIASCLFQQKGYNGTSLSDIINKAEVSKGALYHHFSNKQELLYAVVDELFKEQSKARWEPLAKANDPIEAMALSIEEISENASQDDMCNGCPIHNLLAELGATDDGLRVRIDGIFCSAQSSILNAIERAKELNQVSHTVDSKRVSTLIMCTLNGMPQMVTSCQNRDVFKEITSALSDYIRSFKIVD; this is encoded by the coding sequence ATGGCCTTAAGAGATCCAGATAAAACCCGAAAAAATTTGTTAGAAATTGCGTCATGCCTATTTCAGCAAAAAGGCTATAACGGCACAAGTTTGTCGGACATAATCAACAAAGCTGAAGTGTCTAAGGGCGCGCTTTATCACCATTTCTCAAACAAACAAGAATTGTTGTATGCCGTTGTTGATGAGCTTTTTAAAGAGCAGTCAAAAGCACGTTGGGAGCCATTAGCAAAAGCCAATGATCCAATAGAGGCAATGGCACTTTCCATAGAGGAAATCTCTGAAAATGCGTCTCAGGATGACATGTGCAATGGCTGTCCAATTCACAATCTTCTTGCCGAGCTTGGTGCTACAGATGACGGTTTAAGAGTCAGAATTGATGGCATTTTTTGTTCTGCACAAAGCTCAATTTTGAATGCCATTGAGCGAGCAAAAGAGTTAAATCAGGTAAGTCACACAGTTGACAGTAAACGAGTATCAACTTTAATTATGTGTACCTTGAACGGAATGCCACAAATGGTAACAAGCTGTCAAAACAGAGATGTTTTTAAAGAGATCACATCCGCATTATCGGATTATATTCGCAGTTTTAAAATCGTTGACTAA
- the fadD gene encoding long-chain-fatty-acid--CoA ligase FadD — MDKIWLNKYPKNVASEIDLDPQHSLLNVVQDSVTKFGDKEAFMNMGKSISYNELNKEAEAFAAYLQNELGIKKGDAVAIMMPNLLQYPVALIAVHRIGAIVVNVNPLYTPRELEHQLNDSKSKAIIIVENFANTLEQVLDKTSVEHVVLTKMGDMLGMKGFVVDFVVKFVKKMVPEYNLPTAIPFKEVIKKGRQLSVTPVEVVGEDLAFLQYTGGTTGVSKGAMLTHSNMVANLEQVSALLGPCLEEGKDTIITALPLYHIFALTANCLLFLKFGGTNVLITNPRDMPGFVKELSTVKFTAISGVNTLFNGLLNTPGFSELDFSSLNLSIGGGMAVQRAVAERWLNVTGCDLLEGYGLTECSPVVSFVPFDIGQYTGSIGVAVPSTDIRLVGEDGEDVKAGEPGELLVKGPQVMRGYLGRQEATDEVLTDGWLSTGDIAKIDDEGLLYIVDRKKDMILVSGFNVFPNEIEDEVVTHEGVLEAAAIGIPHEVSGEVVKIFVVKKDPSLTEEQVIEHCRERLTGYKVPKLVEFRDELPKSNVGKILRRKLKE; from the coding sequence TTGGACAAGATCTGGTTAAATAAATATCCTAAAAATGTAGCATCAGAAATAGACCTAGATCCGCAACATTCGTTATTAAACGTTGTTCAAGACAGCGTAACAAAATTTGGCGACAAAGAAGCATTTATGAATATGGGAAAATCCATTTCATATAATGAATTAAATAAAGAAGCAGAAGCGTTCGCCGCATATCTTCAAAACGAACTTGGTATTAAAAAAGGCGATGCAGTCGCGATTATGATGCCAAATTTATTGCAGTACCCAGTAGCTCTTATTGCCGTGCATCGAATAGGCGCAATTGTTGTCAATGTTAACCCGCTCTATACGCCTCGGGAATTAGAACATCAGTTAAACGATAGCAAATCAAAAGCAATCATTATTGTAGAAAACTTTGCGAATACATTAGAGCAAGTTTTAGATAAGACGTCGGTAGAACATGTAGTGCTTACAAAAATGGGCGACATGTTAGGCATGAAAGGGTTTGTCGTTGATTTTGTGGTTAAGTTTGTTAAGAAAATGGTTCCTGAATATAACTTACCAACAGCGATACCATTTAAAGAGGTGATTAAAAAGGGACGTCAGCTTTCTGTTACCCCTGTGGAAGTTGTTGGTGAAGATTTAGCCTTTTTACAGTATACCGGTGGCACCACTGGTGTCTCTAAAGGAGCGATGCTTACTCATAGCAACATGGTCGCGAACCTAGAGCAAGTTTCAGCATTGTTAGGTCCATGCTTGGAAGAAGGTAAAGACACAATAATAACAGCATTACCGCTTTATCATATTTTTGCATTAACAGCGAACTGCTTACTCTTCTTAAAGTTTGGTGGCACGAATGTTCTGATTACAAACCCAAGAGACATGCCGGGTTTTGTAAAAGAACTTAGCACGGTAAAGTTCACAGCTATTAGTGGTGTAAACACATTGTTTAATGGATTGTTAAACACACCTGGATTTTCTGAACTCGACTTCTCGTCACTTAATTTAAGTATTGGTGGTGGCATGGCGGTTCAACGCGCAGTAGCGGAGCGTTGGTTAAATGTTACCGGCTGTGATTTATTAGAGGGTTATGGCTTAACAGAATGTTCACCAGTTGTTTCATTTGTACCTTTTGATATTGGCCAATATACCGGCAGTATCGGTGTTGCCGTTCCATCTACGGATATCCGTTTAGTTGGTGAAGACGGCGAAGACGTCAAAGCTGGTGAGCCAGGTGAGCTGTTAGTTAAAGGGCCTCAGGTTATGCGAGGTTACTTAGGACGACAAGAAGCGACTGACGAAGTGTTGACAGATGGTTGGTTGTCTACTGGTGATATCGCTAAAATTGATGATGAAGGCTTACTGTATATTGTTGATCGTAAAAAAGACATGATTTTAGTTTCTGGATTTAATGTATTTCCAAATGAAATTGAAGACGAAGTGGTTACTCACGAGGGCGTTTTAGAGGCGGCCGCTATTGGTATTCCTCATGAAGTGTCTGGCGAAGTGGTTAAGATATTTGTCGTTAAAAAAGATCCGAGCCTAACGGAAGAGCAAGTGATTGAACATTGTCGCGAAAGATTAACAGGATATAAAGTTCCTAAACTGGTAGAATTCCGAGACGAATTGCCAAAGTCTAACGTTGGCAAGATCTTACGTCGTAAGCTTAAAGAATAA
- a CDS encoding ATP-dependent DNA helicase, with protein MKQTVNQCFSDEGALAKAIPGFKARQSQLDMANAVAAAIKDGKQLVVEAGTGTGKTFAYLAPAILDGRKIIVSTGTKALQEQLFHRDLPLVKQAIKPRLKTALLKGRSNYLCIYRMNQNGQHPPFDDPEFITDLSKVRRWSSETDSGDLGELTSIEENSRAIPYVTSSVDNCLSKDCPNIGECHVVNARKNALEADLIVVNHHLFFADMALKDTGFGELIPETDVIIFDEAHQIPDIAAEYFGDHFSSRQVFELCKDIQAEYQTNLRDLSQLNKAAMNLEKNILDMRLAFPFDSERGNWREKASQQEIVAAMQLVHKSFDFIYDVLKLAVSRTEAIDSCFERLVQLRGKFDRVNQIEETGFSYWYETSKRHFTLHTTPLSIADKFGGFVKESDSSWIFTSATVSVDDDFEHYTSQLGLPEARTQILGSPFDYQKQALFCVPRYFPEPNDKAAVRAFAELALELVEASKGRAFLLFTSHRVMSLVAKMLEDQTKLPLLVQGTTSKRLLLEKFTKLKNAVLLGTSSFWEGVDVRGDALSLVMIDKLPFASPDEPLLQARMEDCKLKGLDPFKHVQIPQAVISLKQGVGRLIRDVTDSGALVICDPRLVTRQYGETFMRSLPDMKRTRDTDRVASFLKTL; from the coding sequence GTGAAACAAACAGTTAATCAGTGTTTTTCAGATGAAGGGGCGCTTGCCAAAGCTATCCCTGGATTTAAAGCCCGACAATCGCAACTAGATATGGCCAATGCGGTCGCAGCAGCAATTAAAGACGGTAAGCAGTTGGTAGTGGAGGCTGGTACAGGTACGGGTAAAACATTTGCCTACTTAGCACCTGCTATTTTAGACGGGCGAAAAATCATTGTCTCTACTGGAACCAAAGCATTGCAAGAACAGCTGTTTCATCGCGATTTACCTTTGGTTAAGCAAGCGATAAAACCACGCTTAAAGACGGCTTTGTTAAAAGGTCGAAGTAATTACCTTTGTATTTATCGTATGAACCAAAATGGTCAGCATCCACCATTTGATGATCCAGAATTTATCACAGACTTATCGAAGGTTCGCCGTTGGAGCTCAGAGACAGACTCCGGAGATTTAGGTGAACTTACTTCTATAGAGGAAAATAGCCGTGCAATCCCCTATGTAACGAGTAGTGTTGATAACTGTTTAAGTAAAGATTGTCCAAATATTGGCGAGTGCCACGTAGTTAACGCTCGAAAAAACGCATTAGAAGCAGACTTAATTGTTGTGAACCATCATTTGTTTTTCGCAGATATGGCACTTAAAGACACAGGTTTTGGCGAATTAATCCCAGAAACTGATGTCATTATATTTGATGAAGCGCATCAAATCCCTGATATCGCAGCGGAATACTTTGGTGATCACTTTTCTTCTCGTCAAGTTTTTGAATTATGTAAAGATATACAAGCAGAATATCAAACTAACTTGCGTGATTTGTCGCAATTAAATAAAGCAGCAATGAATTTAGAAAAGAATATTTTGGATATGCGTTTAGCATTTCCTTTTGATAGTGAACGAGGTAACTGGCGCGAAAAAGCATCACAACAAGAGATTGTTGCTGCTATGCAGTTAGTACACAAGTCGTTTGACTTTATTTACGACGTATTAAAATTAGCTGTTTCACGGACAGAGGCGATAGATTCCTGTTTTGAGCGATTGGTCCAATTACGTGGGAAGTTTGATAGGGTCAATCAAATTGAAGAAACCGGCTTTAGTTATTGGTATGAGACCAGTAAACGACATTTTACTCTGCATACCACACCACTTTCTATCGCTGATAAGTTTGGTGGCTTTGTAAAAGAGTCGGATTCAAGCTGGATCTTTACCTCGGCGACCGTTTCGGTTGATGATGACTTTGAACATTACACCAGTCAATTAGGCTTACCGGAAGCGCGCACTCAAATTCTTGGTAGTCCATTTGACTATCAAAAACAGGCGCTATTTTGTGTGCCTAGATATTTCCCAGAGCCAAACGATAAGGCGGCTGTGCGAGCGTTCGCAGAATTAGCATTAGAGCTTGTTGAGGCGAGTAAAGGCCGAGCATTTTTGCTGTTTACGAGCCACAGAGTCATGTCTTTAGTTGCTAAAATGTTAGAAGATCAAACGAAGCTGCCTTTGTTAGTTCAAGGAACCACGAGCAAACGGTTATTGCTAGAAAAGTTTACCAAACTAAAAAACGCCGTGCTATTAGGGACTAGTTCGTTTTGGGAAGGTGTAGATGTAAGAGGTGACGCTCTATCTTTAGTAATGATAGATAAACTTCCTTTTGCATCCCCGGACGAACCTTTACTGCAAGCGAGAATGGAGGACTGTAAGCTCAAAGGCTTAGACCCATTTAAGCATGTTCAAATTCCTCAAGCTGTTATTTCATTAAAACAAGGGGTCGGTCGTTTGATTAGGGATGTCACTGATAGCGGTGCTCTGGTAATATGCGATCCAAGACTGGTGACGCGCCAATATGGCGAGACTTTTATGCGAAGTTTACCCGATATGAAACGTACAAGAGATACTGATCGAGTAGCTAGCTTTTTAAAAACCTTATAG
- the rnd gene encoding ribonuclease D translates to MKESQSEYQYVDSQAQLDAFCSQASSAAVLALDTEFVRTRTFNADLGLIQAYDGKSLVLIDPLVGLDLEPFWQLLTNKNITKVLHSCHEDLEVFKVYSGRLPQPLFDTQIAGQFLNDGTVLGFGAAVEKTLGVTLDKGEARTNWLKRPLEQTQLHYAANDVKYLLPLYHAFNEELQSRKLDQYNLIEAELKVEQKSKDKDIENLYQDFGNAWQLKRRELAVLKELCIWRYDVAVKKNLALGFVAKDATLFTLSQRRPADLNSLKNIPDIHPSEVRIHGKAMLDCISKGKEVELEDCPLIIPRLTDFPDYKQAFKLLKQLVTEASVKHNVPLPLLATKKQLNQWVKWQWQVPGQEQPDFSQPWRYPLLKDSLQIWNEKYDIGKLSYNPLLKKG, encoded by the coding sequence GTGAAAGAGTCACAATCTGAATACCAATACGTCGATAGCCAAGCGCAGTTAGATGCATTTTGTTCACAGGCATCAAGTGCCGCTGTTTTAGCGCTAGACACAGAGTTTGTTCGTACCAGAACATTTAATGCTGATTTAGGATTAATTCAGGCTTATGATGGAAAGTCACTAGTGCTTATTGATCCACTAGTAGGATTAGACTTAGAGCCGTTTTGGCAATTATTGACAAATAAAAACATCACTAAAGTACTGCACTCTTGTCACGAAGATCTTGAGGTTTTTAAGGTTTATTCAGGTCGCCTACCACAGCCCCTTTTTGATACGCAAATCGCAGGTCAATTTTTAAATGACGGTACTGTGTTAGGTTTTGGTGCTGCCGTCGAAAAAACACTGGGAGTGACGTTAGACAAAGGTGAAGCAAGAACGAACTGGTTAAAAAGACCTTTAGAACAAACTCAACTCCACTATGCCGCAAACGACGTTAAGTACTTACTACCGCTTTATCATGCGTTTAATGAGGAGCTTCAATCTCGTAAATTGGACCAGTACAATTTGATTGAAGCAGAACTAAAAGTTGAACAAAAAAGTAAAGACAAAGACATAGAGAACTTGTATCAAGACTTTGGAAATGCATGGCAGTTAAAACGAAGAGAACTCGCTGTTTTAAAAGAATTATGTATTTGGCGCTATGACGTCGCGGTTAAGAAAAACTTAGCGTTAGGCTTTGTGGCGAAGGATGCGACATTATTTACGCTTTCGCAGCGTCGACCAGCTGATTTAAACAGTTTAAAAAACATTCCGGATATTCATCCAAGTGAAGTTCGTATCCATGGCAAGGCAATGTTAGATTGTATTTCGAAAGGTAAAGAAGTGGAGTTAGAAGATTGCCCTTTAATAATTCCAAGACTAACTGACTTCCCAGATTATAAGCAGGCTTTTAAATTATTAAAGCAGTTAGTGACAGAAGCAAGTGTTAAACATAATGTACCTCTGCCACTTTTAGCGACAAAAAAACAGTTGAATCAATGGGTCAAATGGCAATGGCAAGTACCGGGTCAAGAACAGCCAGACTTTTCCCAACCATGGCGCTATCCTCTTCTAAAAGACAGCTTGCAAATTTGGAATGAAAAGTACGATATCGGAAAGCTTTCATACAACCCACTATTAAAGAAAGGCTAA
- the tsaB gene encoding tRNA (adenosine(37)-N6)-threonylcarbamoyltransferase complex dimerization subunit type 1 TsaB, with protein sequence MKLLALDAATEACSVAIKLDERIFSYFEVCPQQHSQKLLPGVETLLKESKLSLEQFDGILYGCGPGSFTGVRIGVSITQGLAFGADLPVLGVSNLALMAQQAIEEHGAEQVIAAIDARMSEVYFAIYNNIDGVAVATLADMVCKPESIDLSDFKLSDNAIAVGTGWGTYQEILSSKVKCEISNITLPDVKFGFTLVEDKFKNGEGLPAELAQPNYVRDEVTWKKLPGR encoded by the coding sequence ATGAAATTATTAGCCCTAGATGCCGCTACGGAAGCTTGTTCAGTAGCAATAAAACTCGACGAAAGAATATTTAGTTACTTTGAAGTTTGCCCTCAGCAACATTCTCAAAAACTATTGCCTGGCGTAGAAACATTACTTAAAGAATCGAAGCTTTCATTAGAGCAATTTGATGGCATTTTATATGGCTGTGGCCCTGGTAGTTTTACTGGCGTTAGAATCGGCGTTTCTATTACACAAGGGCTTGCTTTTGGTGCTGATTTACCTGTTTTAGGCGTTTCAAATCTTGCGCTTATGGCACAGCAAGCTATTGAAGAGCATGGCGCTGAACAAGTCATAGCTGCAATAGACGCGAGGATGTCTGAAGTTTATTTTGCTATTTATAACAATATTGATGGTGTTGCTGTAGCAACCCTTGCGGATATGGTATGTAAACCGGAGTCGATTGATTTGTCTGATTTCAAACTGTCAGATAATGCCATTGCTGTAGGGACTGGTTGGGGCACATATCAGGAAATTCTATCGTCTAAAGTAAAGTGTGAGATCAGCAACATTACACTACCGGATGTTAAATTTGGTTTTACGTTGGTGGAAGACAAGTTTAAAAATGGTGAGGGCCTACCTGCCGAGTTAGCTCAACCAAATTATGTACGAGATGAAGTCACTTGGAAAAAATTACCAGGCAGATAG
- a CDS encoding YcgN family cysteine cluster protein: MTTINNAAPFWKEKSLIEMTRTEWESICDGCAKCCLHKLIDDEGYDDAVDTTHINEQEELHFTSVACRYLNDKKCECSVYTERTKLVPSCIQLTQDNLEQVFYMPTSCSYRRLQEGRGLPSWHPLLNKGKKSAMHKAGMSVRGKIVFDDMISEEQFEDYIVVWPLKDLD, translated from the coding sequence ATGACAACAATAAATAACGCAGCACCTTTTTGGAAAGAAAAATCGTTAATAGAAATGACTCGCACAGAGTGGGAGTCTATTTGTGATGGATGTGCAAAATGTTGTCTTCACAAATTGATTGACGATGAAGGGTATGACGATGCGGTTGATACTACACATATTAATGAACAAGAAGAGCTTCATTTTACGTCAGTGGCGTGTCGATACTTAAATGATAAAAAGTGTGAATGTAGTGTCTATACTGAGCGAACTAAATTAGTCCCAAGTTGTATTCAGCTTACTCAGGACAATTTAGAGCAAGTTTTCTATATGCCAACCAGTTGCAGTTACCGACGTCTTCAAGAAGGGCGGGGGCTGCCAAGTTGGCATCCTTTATTGAACAAAGGCAAAAAGTCAGCGATGCATAAAGCTGGTATGTCAGTTAGAGGTAAAATTGTGTTTGATGATATGATTTCAGAGGAGCAATTTGAGGATTATATTGTTGTTTGGCCACTAAAAGACCTAGACTAA